One part of the Tolypothrix sp. NIES-4075 genome encodes these proteins:
- a CDS encoding type II toxin-antitoxin system RelE/ParE family toxin, producing MHKIVLSKKFKKSFRKFARRNADLQARIEETIVAMENDVFSAGLGTHKLEGKLSGLLSCSCGYDCRIVFCLETDEETGEEIILLLDVGTHNDVY from the coding sequence ATGCACAAAATTGTCCTGAGTAAAAAGTTTAAAAAATCTTTCCGAAAATTTGCTCGTCGAAATGCAGATTTGCAAGCCAGGATTGAAGAAACAATTGTTGCGATGGAAAATGATGTCTTTAGCGCTGGCTTAGGTACACATAAGCTAGAGGGTAAATTATCGGGACTATTATCATGTTCTTGTGGATATGATTGTCGGATTGTTTTTTGTTTGGAAACAGATGAAGAAACAGGGGAAGAGATTATTCTACTGTTGGATGTTGGTACTCATAACGATGTTTATTAG